Proteins from a single region of Apium graveolens cultivar Ventura chromosome 7, ASM990537v1, whole genome shotgun sequence:
- the LOC141671513 gene encoding E2F transcription factor-like E2FF, protein MFMIFLAFFLQNRKEKSLALLAQNFVKLFLRSGADIISLDSAATALPGDVHDSTAMRTKARRLYDITNVFASMNLIEKVRHPESGKPAFRWLGMKQKSSNAHEHGSGSNDTMMRVFGTEIANTASKRFTDSISNCRSSEKVHVPIYAKQINVETEDDENSSKQHQGNLPKDPERGEPALRRLVIKQNSSIGSDSYDTRRRVFGSEITNTASKRFKDNSLSKCRSSENVIMPTYAKQHNVQKENDENSMKQQQRHLSKSFVFGPFTQLFVIFTIGLRHSFILTILFDLF, encoded by the exons ATGTTTATGATT TTTCTGGCATTTTTTCTACAAAACCGCAAGGAAAAATCTCTGGCACTGCTTGCTCAGAATTTTGTCAAGCTTTTCCTTCGTTCTGGT GCGGATATTATCTCCCTAGACAGTGCTGCAACAGCATTGCCCGGTGATGTGCATGATTCAACAGCTATGCGAA CTAAAGCGAGGCGCCTCTATGACATTACCAATGTCTTTGCATCTATGAATCTTATTGAAAAG GTCCGTCATCCAGAAAGTGGGAAACCAGCATTTAGGTGGTTGGGGATGAAACAGAAATCTAGTAATGCACATGAGCATGGTTCTGGTTCAAATGACACCATGATGAGGGTGTTTGGAACTGAGATAGCAAATACTGCCTCAAAGAGATTCACAGATTCTATATCCAACTGCAGGTCTAGTGAGAAGGTACATGTGCCAATATATGCCAAGCAAATTAATGTGGAAACTGAAGATGATGAGAACTCATCAAAGCAGCACCAGGGGAATCTGCCTAAGGATCCAGAACGTGGGGAACCAGCATTAAGGCGGTTGGTGATAAAACAGAATTCCAGTATTGGTTCTGATTCATATGACACCAGGAGGAGGGTGTTTGGAAGTGAAATTACGAATACTGCTTCAAAGAGGTTCAAGGACAATTCTTTATCCAAGTGCAGGTCCAGTGAGAACGTAATTATGCCAACATATGCCAAGCAACATAATGTGCaaaaagaaaatgatgagaaCTCAATGAAGCAGCAGCAGAGGCATCTGTCTAAGAGTTTTGTGTTTGGTCCTTTTACTCAATTATTTGTAATTTTTACAATAGGATTAAGACACAGTTTTATTTTAACAATACTATTTGATTTGTTTTAA